The window TTGGCATTTTAGTCAAAGATCGCGGCAAGTATCGCCGGGTGATTGAAGAAGGTGTCGTAGAAGCCAAACTCCGTTGCTCTAGCAAAGGGTTTTGTTTTGCCATTCAAGATGCGGAAGGATCAGAAGATATTTACATTCGGGAATGCCATCTCAGTTCCGCTTGGAATGGCGATCGAGTGCTGGTCAAAATCATTAAAGAAGGCAGCCGCCGGCGCAGTCCAGAAGGGGAAGTGCGGTTAGTTCTCGAACGAGCCAACCCCAGCGTCTTAGCGCGATTGAAACAAGCCAAGAACCAAACCGGCCTCGCTGCATATAAAGCCGTTCCCTTAGACGACCGGCTGTTGTTTGAACTTGAAGTTAACTCAAATGGCATCGCCCTAGAAGAAGCCATTGATTATCTTGTCCATGTCGAAGTTATGCGCTATCCCCTCGGTTCCTATCCGCCGGTGGGACGCGTTGCTCAGATTCTCGGTAGTGATGCCGAAGATGCTAACGACCTAGACATTGTTTGCTGCAAGCACGATCTGCCGCGTTCTTTTAGCGAAAATGTGATGAAGGCGGCGAAAGCCTTGCCCAAACAGCTACGAAAAGCCGACTTGAAAAACCGGCTCGATCTGCGTGAGCTGCTGACTCTCACTTTCAAAGCTGAATCCTTACAACGTGAGCAAGAAGAACCAGAAACTGAAGAAGAAGGCTTAAGCACCGGCGCTTCTCCGGTAGAACACGCCTTCTCCCTAGAAACCCTGGAAGATGGGCAGTGGCGGCTAGGTGTTCATGTTGCGGATGTGGCCTATCATGTCCCCCCAGACTCGCCCCTCGACCGGGAAGCCCGCAAGCGCGGCATCGCCGTGTTTTTGGGAGAAACGGCAATTCCTATGTTGCCAGAAATTTTGGCAGAAAATCGCTGTTCTCTGTTACCCGAAGAAGAACGGCTTGCTATTTCCGTGCTGATCACCTTGAACGCTCAAGGAGAAGTGCTGGAATTTGAAATTCAACCCAGTATCATTCAAGTTGACCACCAGCTGAGTCCCCAACAAGCTCAAGAAATTTTGGATCGTAATGAAGACTCGGCGCTCAGTCCAGTCCTCGACCAAATGTTAGCGCTCTCCCGTGCAGTCAAGCAACAGGGGCAGCAACGGGGCGCGATTGAACTAAATCTGCCGGCAACTCAGTACGGTGTCGGCCAATTTCCCTTTGATGATGAGGGGTTGTTAGGGGTTATTGTTGCCTCACCTCGCCTCAGTGCCGGTGCAATGGTGACAGAATTAATACTTCTGACTAACCAAATCGTAGCCGGCCATTTACAGGCGCTCATGGTGCCAGGAATTTATCGAGTACAGCCAAAGCCCGATTTCGATGATGTTCAAGAGTTAATTAAACTGGCTGACAATCTGGGGATGAACTTGCAGCTACAAAATGAGGAAGATGTCCGCCCTCAAGATTATCAAGGTTTTACCCAACAGTTTGCCGGCTCCTCTGCTGAACGCGTGCTGACTTACCTGCTACAGGAAACCTTAAAACCGGCTACTTATAGCACCACGCCTGGGCCGCACTTTGG of the Microcoleus sp. FACHB-68 genome contains:
- a CDS encoding ribonuclease R family protein — translated: MEFSIATLLANFTDDKLVAPKVLEKKLGCQDKTSLRKFQIVLDALEKIGILVKDRGKYRRVIEEGVVEAKLRCSSKGFCFAIQDAEGSEDIYIRECHLSSAWNGDRVLVKIIKEGSRRRSPEGEVRLVLERANPSVLARLKQAKNQTGLAAYKAVPLDDRLLFELEVNSNGIALEEAIDYLVHVEVMRYPLGSYPPVGRVAQILGSDAEDANDLDIVCCKHDLPRSFSENVMKAAKALPKQLRKADLKNRLDLRELLTLTFKAESLQREQEEPETEEEGLSTGASPVEHAFSLETLEDGQWRLGVHVADVAYHVPPDSPLDREARKRGIAVFLGETAIPMLPEILAENRCSLLPEEERLAISVLITLNAQGEVLEFEIQPSIIQVDHQLSPQQAQEILDRNEDSALSPVLDQMLALSRAVKQQGQQRGAIELNLPATQYGVGQFPFDDEGLLGVIVASPRLSAGAMVTELILLTNQIVAGHLQALMVPGIYRVQPKPDFDDVQELIKLADNLGMNLQLQNEEDVRPQDYQGFTQQFAGSSAERVLTYLLQETLKPATYSTTPGPHFGLSLDTGYTHCTSPVQRYADLLVQRILHAVFEHGRDRRTTRVKESVNLRHSSAKGQINWNVLPPEVQHELEEQLSTIVGHLGDREKVSQEAEEDLAGLKKAGAMKERTGETFPGLITGVQSYGFFVEIEELLVEGLVHVSSLKDDWYEYRSRQQTLVGRKNRKQYRLGDRVEVQVKSVDYYRQQIDLVAVGGGSEATNGDDEEPERSTYNPYLEVDR